The following proteins are encoded in a genomic region of Hoeflea phototrophica DFL-43:
- the mscL gene encoding large conductance mechanosensitive channel protein MscL has protein sequence MLNEFKAFIAKGNVMDLAVGVIIGGAFGLIVSSLVDDIIMPIVGAIFGGLDFSNFFIPLAAGVSATTLDAAREQGAVLAYGNFLTVLINFLILAWIIFLMVRAVNSMRKKEEEAPAAPAAPPADVALLTEIRDLLKK, from the coding sequence ATGTTGAACGAGTTCAAGGCGTTTATCGCCAAGGGCAATGTCATGGACCTGGCTGTCGGGGTGATTATCGGCGGCGCTTTCGGCCTTATCGTGAGTTCGCTGGTTGATGACATCATCATGCCGATTGTCGGTGCGATTTTTGGCGGTTTGGATTTTTCCAACTTTTTCATTCCGCTTGCCGCAGGCGTCTCCGCCACCACCCTGGACGCGGCCCGCGAGCAGGGTGCTGTTCTGGCCTACGGCAACTTCCTGACGGTTCTGATCAACTTCCTGATCCTCGCCTGGATCATTTTCCTGATGGTCAGGGCAGTGAACTCCATGCGCAAGAAGGAAGAAGAGGCGCCCGCAGCACCCGCCGCGCCGCCTGCGGATGTGGCGTTGCTGACCGAAATTCGCGATCTGCTGAAGAAGTGA
- a CDS encoding pyridoxal phosphate-dependent aminotransferase, with translation MNQFDSLSRRAFEAPESGIVAVVNHGRLKPGLIPLWAGEGDQSTPDFIARPAADALLSGETFYTWQRGIPELRQALVDYHSRHFGRQLPLDSFCVTGSGMQAIKIAIEAVVDPGDEVVQLTPAWPNFAAALRLSGGVPVAAELDYIDGRWSLDPGRIASVITPRTRALFINSPSNPTGWTATREDLVAILELARKHGLWIIADEIYTRFFYAAGRAPSFLDVMDDNDRILFVNTFSKNWSMTGWRVGWIMAPPSIIQVLENSVQYQTSGVAQFMQKGALAALQSGDDYVDAQVAKAASARDLFCDALTSTNRVVTQKPDGAFYAFFRIDGVSDTKAAAIDIVDRAGVGLAPGTAFDRGGESFLRACFLRRLDHIEEAANRLASYISAL, from the coding sequence ATGAATCAGTTCGACAGTCTTAGCCGCCGCGCCTTTGAAGCCCCTGAGAGCGGCATCGTTGCCGTGGTCAATCATGGACGTCTCAAGCCAGGGCTGATTCCGCTTTGGGCAGGAGAAGGCGACCAGTCCACCCCCGACTTCATCGCCCGGCCCGCCGCTGATGCACTGCTCTCGGGCGAAACCTTCTATACCTGGCAGCGCGGCATTCCCGAGTTGCGCCAGGCGCTCGTTGACTATCATTCCCGCCATTTTGGCCGCCAGTTGCCGCTCGATTCCTTTTGCGTCACCGGCTCGGGCATGCAGGCGATCAAGATCGCCATAGAGGCTGTGGTGGACCCGGGCGACGAGGTGGTTCAACTCACGCCCGCCTGGCCCAATTTCGCCGCTGCGCTGAGGTTGTCAGGTGGCGTGCCGGTGGCAGCCGAACTCGATTACATCGATGGACGTTGGAGCCTTGATCCGGGCCGCATCGCTTCGGTGATCACGCCGCGCACAAGAGCGCTGTTCATCAACTCCCCGTCCAATCCGACCGGCTGGACCGCGACGCGGGAGGATCTGGTCGCGATCCTCGAACTCGCCCGCAAGCACGGCCTTTGGATCATCGCCGACGAGATCTACACGCGGTTTTTCTACGCCGCCGGACGGGCACCGTCCTTCCTCGATGTCATGGACGACAATGACCGGATCCTGTTCGTCAACACCTTCTCCAAGAACTGGTCGATGACCGGTTGGCGAGTCGGCTGGATCATGGCGCCGCCGTCGATCATCCAGGTGCTGGAGAACTCCGTACAATACCAGACCTCCGGCGTGGCCCAATTCATGCAAAAGGGCGCACTCGCTGCCCTTCAGTCGGGCGATGACTATGTCGATGCGCAGGTTGCAAAGGCTGCAAGCGCGCGCGATCTGTTTTGCGACGCCCTGACCAGCACCAACCGCGTGGTGACACAAAAGCCCGATGGCGCTTTCTATGCATTCTTCCGCATCGACGGGGTCAGCGACACAAAAGCCGCGGCAATCGACATCGTGGATCGCGCCGGTGTCGGACTTGCGCCGGGCACCGCGTTTGACCGCGGTGGCGAGAGCTTTCTGCGCGCCTGCTTCCTGCGCCGGCTCGACCATATCGAAGAAGCCGCAAACCGCCTGGCGAGCTACATTTCCGCTCTCTAG
- the galE gene encoding UDP-glucose 4-epimerase GalE, which produces MTVLVTGGAGYIGSHMVWALVDANEDVVVVDRLSTGFAWAVAPEAKLIQADIGDTAAVADIIRTHSVDSIIHFAGSISVPESLADPLAYYQNNTVNSFGLVRAAIETGVRNFVFSSTAAVYGTPDNDHPITETAPTRPQSPYGTSKLMTETMLADAAVVHDFRYVALRYFNVSGADPKGRTGQSTRGAVNLIKVATETAMGKRDAMEVFGTDYPTRDGTCVRDFIHVTDLVAAHVDALGYLRKGGQSLVANCGYGRGYTVNEVLESVRRVSGRDFEVRHAPRRTGDIITSVANSTRAREALSWEPRHNDLDEIVSSALAWEDYLRRKNHG; this is translated from the coding sequence ATGACGGTTCTGGTCACCGGCGGAGCGGGATACATCGGCAGCCATATGGTTTGGGCGCTGGTTGACGCCAATGAGGACGTGGTCGTTGTCGACCGGCTGTCCACCGGTTTCGCCTGGGCGGTTGCGCCTGAGGCAAAGCTTATCCAGGCCGATATTGGTGACACCGCAGCGGTCGCCGATATCATCAGGACCCACAGCGTTGATTCGATCATTCACTTTGCAGGCTCGATTTCCGTGCCGGAATCGCTCGCTGATCCCCTGGCCTACTACCAGAACAACACCGTCAACTCCTTTGGACTCGTGCGCGCCGCAATCGAGACCGGTGTTCGCAACTTCGTCTTTTCCTCAACGGCTGCAGTCTATGGCACGCCGGACAATGACCATCCCATAACCGAAACTGCGCCCACCCGTCCGCAGTCGCCCTACGGGACGTCGAAGCTGATGACCGAAACCATGCTGGCCGATGCGGCGGTCGTGCATGACTTCCGCTATGTGGCACTGCGCTATTTCAACGTTTCGGGTGCAGACCCCAAGGGCCGGACCGGGCAATCGACCCGCGGTGCAGTCAATCTGATCAAGGTTGCCACTGAAACCGCGATGGGCAAGCGCGATGCGATGGAGGTGTTCGGCACCGATTACCCCACGCGCGACGGCACCTGCGTGCGTGATTTCATTCATGTCACAGATCTCGTCGCGGCCCATGTCGATGCGCTTGGCTATCTCCGAAAGGGAGGTCAGAGCCTGGTCGCCAATTGCGGCTATGGACGCGGTTATACCGTCAACGAGGTTTTGGAATCGGTCAGGCGGGTGAGCGGCCGGGATTTCGAGGTGCGCCATGCCCCGCGCCGGACCGGCGACATCATCACCTCGGTAGCCAATTCCACCCGCGCCCGTGAAGCTCTCAGCTGGGAACCCCGACATAACGACCTCGACGAGATCGTGTCCAGCGCGCTGGCCTGGGAAGATTATCTGCGGCGCAAGAACCACGGATAA
- a CDS encoding type II toxin-antitoxin system Y4mF family antitoxin: MIHMLTISDSLALGQLIRSERKRQQLTQEQLAAVAGVGVRFVRELESGKESCRLGLALAVLQTLGLTVSVAARGANS, encoded by the coding sequence ATGATTCATATGCTGACAATCTCAGATAGCCTGGCACTCGGTCAACTCATTCGCTCTGAACGAAAGCGTCAACAACTGACCCAGGAACAGCTCGCAGCCGTCGCAGGCGTCGGTGTCCGGTTCGTGCGTGAGCTTGAGAGCGGCAAGGAGAGCTGTCGCCTCGGGCTGGCTCTGGCCGTGCTTCAGACACTCGGCTTGACGGTGAGCGTCGCGGCTCGTGGAGCGAATTCATGA
- a CDS encoding type II toxin-antitoxin system HipA family toxin, which yields MSRSLDVYLKDRKAGELMQGDEGSLTFTYDSDYLATDPAALSVSLPLQDEPFGDRIARPFFSGLLPDEKARRRLAAALGVSSGNAFGLLEIIGGECAGALSLLPSDQSPPAPTSDDVELLDDKRLEEILALLRQRPLLGGEEDVRLSLAGAQDKLAVAIIDGQITLPKAGRPTTHILKPFNVELDGIVENEVFCMSLARRLGLDVPLVSKGVAGKSDYFLVERYDRITHGDGRIERIHQEDFCQALSVPPELKYEEEGGPGISQCQDLIRRTTGRPAAEILRFQRMLIFHYLIGNADAHAKNYALLYRGKVPDLAPVYDAVCTAAYPRISQKLAMAMGGRSLPDTILLEHWASLVPSTRASRRMLAGELMAMADAVATEAEALFEEVADSGAFHPILKGVRQVIETRCNLVRRALEREAR from the coding sequence ATGAGCCGCTCACTGGACGTCTATCTGAAGGACCGGAAGGCGGGTGAACTCATGCAGGGCGATGAGGGGTCGCTCACCTTCACCTATGATAGCGACTATCTTGCCACTGACCCCGCCGCGCTGTCGGTTTCCTTGCCGCTACAAGATGAACCCTTCGGCGATCGCATCGCTCGCCCTTTCTTTTCGGGTCTCCTGCCGGATGAAAAAGCGAGACGTCGCCTGGCCGCTGCGCTCGGTGTCTCCTCGGGAAACGCGTTCGGCCTGCTCGAGATCATCGGAGGAGAATGCGCGGGCGCTTTGTCGCTCCTTCCGTCAGATCAGAGTCCACCGGCTCCGACATCAGACGACGTCGAGCTTCTCGATGACAAGCGGCTGGAGGAGATCCTGGCTCTGCTGAGACAGCGGCCGCTGCTTGGCGGGGAAGAGGACGTGCGCCTCTCCTTGGCTGGGGCTCAGGACAAGCTCGCCGTCGCCATTATCGATGGCCAGATCACGCTTCCCAAGGCCGGACGGCCGACGACCCACATCCTCAAGCCGTTCAACGTGGAACTTGATGGCATAGTCGAGAACGAAGTTTTCTGCATGAGCCTCGCGCGCCGCCTCGGCCTCGATGTTCCCCTTGTGTCAAAAGGCGTCGCCGGAAAGAGCGACTACTTCCTGGTGGAACGCTACGACCGCATCACGCACGGCGATGGCCGGATCGAACGCATACACCAGGAAGACTTCTGCCAGGCGCTGAGCGTGCCTCCCGAGCTCAAATACGAAGAGGAAGGCGGGCCGGGTATCAGCCAGTGCCAGGACCTCATCCGACGGACGACCGGTCGACCTGCGGCCGAGATCCTTCGCTTTCAGCGGATGTTGATCTTCCACTACCTGATCGGCAATGCCGACGCCCATGCAAAGAACTACGCCCTGCTCTACCGCGGGAAGGTGCCGGACCTGGCCCCGGTCTACGATGCAGTCTGCACGGCTGCCTATCCGCGCATTTCTCAGAAGCTCGCGATGGCGATGGGGGGCAGATCGTTGCCGGACACGATCCTGTTGGAGCACTGGGCATCACTGGTGCCGTCAACCAGGGCTTCGAGACGAATGCTGGCCGGCGAACTGATGGCCATGGCCGATGCCGTCGCGACCGAAGCGGAAGCATTGTTCGAAGAGGTGGCGGACAGCGGTGCCTTTCATCCGATCCTGAAGGGGGTCAGGCAGGTCATCGAGACGCGATGCAATCTGGTGCGCAGGGCATTGGAAAGGGAAGCCCGGTGA
- a CDS encoding DUF3102 domain-containing protein, giving the protein MSELSYSNGMELKELDLTPSIEAPAEQRVELANNLLALPKKKRGTTQVHAFDYSGISAAVAKEAEATAWRIRNRLSAHTIAIGSELLIIKKKLEHGKFGKWLEFHFGWTERTAQNYMNSATAFGSTPQVIDLLPLSTIYKLAAKKTPDTLRQLVIDEITRGETPDPKQIEKRIAKIKTEARQKESSDENTHTANPVKSPEISKQDEVLASLDEALASLDKTSAIEVPANESRDEYDAPVPPVAQSHELRAKKVVDDLKEKFGIKFLPLRDAILETDYSALRKALQD; this is encoded by the coding sequence ATGTCTGAACTTTCTTATTCGAACGGCATGGAACTTAAAGAACTCGACCTCACACCCTCCATTGAGGCACCTGCGGAGCAGCGGGTTGAGCTTGCCAACAACCTCCTGGCGCTCCCCAAGAAGAAGCGTGGAACTACCCAGGTCCATGCGTTTGACTACTCCGGTATCTCGGCGGCAGTGGCGAAGGAAGCGGAAGCAACCGCCTGGCGAATTCGGAATCGTCTTTCGGCGCACACCATCGCCATCGGCAGTGAGCTCTTAATCATCAAGAAGAAGCTAGAGCACGGCAAGTTCGGCAAGTGGCTGGAATTCCACTTCGGTTGGACAGAGCGGACTGCGCAGAATTACATGAACTCGGCAACCGCGTTCGGATCAACACCGCAGGTCATCGATCTTCTGCCCCTGTCAACGATTTACAAGCTTGCAGCAAAGAAAACGCCGGACACCCTCAGGCAGTTGGTGATTGACGAAATTACGCGTGGTGAGACACCTGACCCCAAGCAGATCGAGAAGCGGATTGCCAAGATCAAGACCGAAGCTCGACAGAAGGAGAGTTCGGACGAGAACACTCACACTGCCAATCCCGTGAAGTCTCCAGAAATCTCAAAGCAGGATGAGGTTTTAGCGTCGCTGGATGAGGCTTTGGCATCACTGGATAAAACTTCAGCAATCGAAGTGCCGGCGAACGAGAGCCGCGATGAATATGACGCTCCGGTGCCTCCTGTGGCTCAATCACATGAGCTTCGCGCCAAGAAGGTCGTCGACGACCTCAAGGAGAAGTTCGGCATCAAGTTCTTGCCGCTGCGTGACGCCATTCTGGAGACCGATTACTCAGCGTTGAGGAAGGCCCTTCAAGACTGA
- a CDS encoding M48 family metallopeptidase, which produces MPVFQIGEREIEYTLRRSSKASKASLSVTPKSFELLVPDAATESQIEAVLQRRRAWILETVTHMQERAKSQTRVYQFVTGAKIPYRGRMTRMSIEPFDGNLVEVAFRNGFQIRKPEALSPGSADALIEMALRLWLKRRVRDDARAFVRRHGEPNGLKPRGIQIKEQKHMWGSCGQDRQINLNWHLIFAPKPVLEYAVVHEMCHLKHRNHAPEFWSMVGQILPDWEQRKAWLDENEHMLGWEKVAPSL; this is translated from the coding sequence ATGCCGGTGTTCCAGATCGGTGAGCGCGAGATCGAATACACGCTCCGGCGCTCCTCAAAGGCCAGCAAGGCGAGCCTCAGTGTCACGCCGAAGTCATTCGAGCTGCTTGTCCCGGATGCGGCGACCGAGAGCCAGATCGAGGCGGTTCTGCAACGCCGCCGCGCCTGGATCCTTGAGACCGTCACGCACATGCAGGAACGGGCGAAGTCGCAGACTAGGGTCTACCAGTTTGTCACCGGAGCGAAGATCCCCTATCGCGGCCGGATGACCAGGATGAGCATCGAGCCCTTCGACGGCAACCTCGTCGAGGTCGCCTTTCGCAACGGGTTCCAGATCCGCAAGCCGGAAGCGCTCTCGCCTGGCTCTGCCGACGCGTTGATCGAGATGGCGCTGCGCCTGTGGTTGAAGCGCCGCGTGCGGGATGACGCCAGGGCCTTCGTCCGCCGGCATGGCGAACCGAATGGCCTCAAACCTCGCGGCATCCAGATCAAGGAGCAGAAGCACATGTGGGGCAGCTGCGGCCAGGACAGGCAGATCAATCTTAACTGGCATCTGATCTTCGCACCGAAGCCTGTGCTCGAATACGCCGTCGTCCACGAGATGTGCCACCTAAAGCACCGCAATCACGCACCGGAGTTCTGGAGCATGGTCGGGCAGATTCTGCCGGACTGGGAACAGCGGAAGGCCTGGCTGGACGAGAACGAACACATGCTTGGCTGGGAGAAGGTGGCGCCTTCGCTATGA
- a CDS encoding type I restriction endonuclease subunit R, which produces MSQGPEWHFAERPTIEHLQAMGYGLVPPAEHAGLRDGENQVLFRPHLIEALMRINGINRPSAEAAYGELAAISENETWLKVLRGDYARKVTGQETWQTLRVIDFLEPGNNRFVVTHQLRVKAENTRRPDLVVYVNGIPLVVIEAKSPLNIKDKTGEAFEQIRQYERDIPRLFFSNVFNIVTDGALVLYGATGASSKYFGEWRDPWPKSDADFPDSLAKGLWCLLEPGRLLDLIAHYVVFEKTEDGTVKKICRYQQFRAVNRIVERVLEGKHRQGLIWHTQGSGKSLTMVFAALKLKTHRTIVSEALTNPNILVLTDRVDLHTQISGTFVACGLPNPTPIDSIKDLHALIRSGKDGHTALSTIFKFQGSKEPVENSENWIVMVDEAHRTQEKDLGAYLRATLPKARFFGFTGTPVKKDDKNTYANFGVVGESYLDKYGIDDAVADGATVPIYYTGRKTDWHIDEAKIDILFDTWFAEFDDDKLNEIKKRGVRIEDLVRHPRRIELIAYDIWTHFKAYAQPDGFKAQIVAIDREAVILYRQALTRVIAEDLQAGGLDVATALARADAMSACVYSINQEDGKPSEDAHRQAIRDGLKAHHVDAEAEKQVKQAFGRKGEDPQFLIVCDKLLTGFDCPIESVMYLDKPLKEHGLLQAIARTNRVSDRKKRNGLIVDYIGVSANLEEALASYRADDVKNAMRDLDDLRNQLRTAHAVVAVMLKPVKRKAFDKDGLKAEFDAFIKALGSEDKWFEFKARARSFIALYETLSPDPSVLEFTADLKWVATFLLYGTQHFEKRQAFDQMNYSEKIREMLNQHLEATGLSVTVKLRHITDPDFWEDFETDGKTDEDLMTAAIRKTTELRKTVSERIDASPHQYGKFSERLRQLLEKLESAQLSWSDKLKAAEELARDLAAEDEAYVDAGLSPGAYGILQILNDFDACADGEDLAIRLEGLYTDPATAPAGWWEKDGLRKSLRQQVRAMAHLAGLTELREIPDQVEAYALKHFAGH; this is translated from the coding sequence ATGAGCCAGGGCCCTGAATGGCATTTCGCGGAGCGACCGACCATCGAGCATCTGCAAGCCATGGGCTACGGCTTGGTGCCACCGGCGGAGCATGCGGGTTTGCGCGATGGCGAGAACCAGGTTCTATTTCGGCCGCACCTGATCGAGGCGCTGATGCGCATCAACGGGATCAACCGGCCGTCCGCCGAGGCGGCCTATGGCGAGCTTGCCGCGATCAGCGAAAACGAGACCTGGCTCAAGGTGCTGCGCGGCGACTATGCCCGCAAGGTGACCGGCCAGGAGACTTGGCAGACGCTGCGGGTGATCGATTTTCTTGAGCCCGGCAACAACCGGTTTGTCGTCACGCATCAGCTCAGGGTAAAAGCGGAGAACACGCGCCGGCCGGACCTAGTGGTTTATGTCAACGGCATTCCGCTGGTGGTGATCGAGGCTAAGAGCCCGCTCAACATCAAGGACAAGACCGGCGAGGCCTTCGAGCAGATAAGGCAATATGAGCGCGACATTCCGCGGCTGTTCTTCTCCAACGTCTTCAACATCGTCACCGACGGGGCGCTGGTGCTTTATGGCGCCACTGGCGCGAGCTCGAAATATTTCGGCGAATGGCGCGACCCTTGGCCGAAGAGCGATGCCGATTTCCCCGACAGCCTTGCCAAGGGGCTCTGGTGTCTGCTGGAGCCGGGCCGGCTGCTCGATCTCATTGCCCATTACGTGGTGTTCGAGAAGACCGAGGACGGCACGGTCAAGAAGATCTGCCGCTACCAGCAGTTCCGCGCCGTCAACCGGATCGTCGAGCGCGTGCTGGAGGGCAAGCATCGCCAGGGCCTGATCTGGCACACCCAGGGCAGCGGCAAGTCGCTGACCATGGTCTTTGCCGCGTTGAAGCTGAAGACGCACCGGACAATCGTCTCAGAGGCGCTCACCAACCCCAACATCCTGGTGCTGACAGACCGCGTGGACCTGCACACGCAGATCAGCGGCACCTTCGTGGCCTGTGGCCTGCCCAACCCGACGCCAATCGACAGCATCAAGGATCTGCATGCACTGATCCGCAGCGGCAAGGACGGGCACACGGCGCTATCGACCATCTTCAAGTTTCAAGGATCGAAGGAGCCGGTCGAGAATTCCGAGAACTGGATCGTCATGGTGGACGAGGCGCACCGCACCCAGGAAAAGGACCTCGGCGCCTATTTGCGCGCGACACTGCCAAAGGCTCGCTTCTTCGGCTTTACCGGCACGCCGGTGAAAAAGGACGACAAGAACACCTATGCGAACTTCGGCGTGGTCGGTGAAAGCTATCTCGACAAATACGGCATCGACGACGCGGTGGCCGACGGCGCGACCGTGCCGATCTATTATACCGGCCGCAAGACCGATTGGCACATCGATGAAGCCAAGATCGACATTCTTTTCGACACCTGGTTTGCCGAATTTGACGACGACAAGCTGAACGAGATCAAGAAGCGTGGGGTCAGGATCGAAGACCTGGTCAGGCACCCGCGCCGGATCGAACTGATCGCCTATGACATCTGGACCCATTTCAAGGCCTATGCGCAGCCGGATGGCTTCAAGGCGCAGATCGTTGCCATCGATCGCGAGGCAGTGATCCTCTACAGGCAGGCGCTGACACGGGTAATCGCCGAGGATCTGCAAGCCGGGGGACTGGACGTCGCGACGGCGCTGGCGCGCGCCGACGCCATGTCGGCCTGCGTCTATTCCATCAACCAGGAAGACGGCAAGCCGAGCGAGGACGCGCACAGGCAGGCGATCCGGGACGGGCTGAAGGCGCATCATGTCGACGCCGAAGCCGAGAAGCAGGTGAAGCAGGCATTCGGGCGCAAGGGCGAGGATCCGCAGTTCCTCATCGTCTGCGACAAGCTGCTCACCGGCTTCGACTGCCCGATCGAAAGCGTGATGTATCTCGACAAGCCACTAAAGGAGCACGGCCTGCTGCAGGCGATCGCCCGCACCAACCGCGTCTCGGACCGGAAGAAACGCAACGGCCTCATCGTGGATTACATCGGCGTCTCGGCGAACCTGGAGGAGGCGCTGGCGAGCTATCGCGCCGATGACGTGAAGAACGCCATGCGCGACCTCGACGATCTCAGAAACCAGCTGCGCACGGCCCATGCCGTGGTGGCCGTGATGCTGAAGCCGGTCAAACGCAAGGCATTCGACAAGGATGGCCTGAAGGCTGAATTCGACGCCTTCATCAAGGCCCTGGGCAGCGAGGACAAGTGGTTCGAGTTCAAGGCGCGGGCGCGCAGCTTCATTGCGCTCTACGAGACGCTGAGCCCGGATCCAAGCGTTCTGGAGTTCACCGCGGATCTGAAATGGGTGGCGACCTTCCTGCTTTACGGCACCCAGCATTTCGAGAAGCGCCAGGCCTTCGACCAGATGAACTACAGCGAGAAAATCCGCGAGATGCTGAACCAGCATCTGGAGGCGACCGGCTTAAGCGTGACGGTCAAGCTGCGCCACATCACCGATCCGGATTTCTGGGAGGACTTCGAAACCGACGGCAAGACTGACGAAGACCTGATGACGGCCGCGATCCGCAAGACGACGGAGCTCCGAAAGACCGTCAGCGAGCGGATCGATGCCAGCCCGCACCAATACGGCAAGTTCTCTGAACGCCTGCGCCAGCTGCTCGAGAAGCTCGAAAGCGCGCAGCTGAGCTGGTCGGACAAGTTGAAGGCGGCCGAGGAGCTGGCCAGGGATCTCGCCGCGGAAGACGAAGCGTATGTCGATGCCGGTCTCTCGCCCGGCGCTTATGGCATCCTGCAGATCCTCAACGACTTCGATGCCTGCGCGGATGGGGAAGACCTCGCGATCCGCCTGGAGGGCCTCTACACCGACCCGGCGACCGCACCGGCCGGATGGTGGGAGAAGGACGGCCTGCGCAAGAGCCTGCGTCAACAGGTCCGCGCCATGGCGCATCTGGCCGGCCTGACCGAGCTCAGGGAAATCCCTGACCAGGTCGAGGCCTATGCGCTCAAGCACTTCGCGGGGCACTAG
- a CDS encoding restriction endonuclease subunit S: MSREVAEGWRPTTFSDIASDVSARNRSRDEIPVLSVTKYDGFVPSEEYFKKKVFSADTENYKIVRRGQFAYATIHLDEGSIDRLTRFDVGLISPMYTVFEIDERQADPDFILRLFKFYAMNGQFDALGNGGVNRRKSISFSTLGKLSIPLPPLHEQRRIAEILSSVDEAIAATRAVIEQTRKVKQGVMERLLTKGIGHTRFKQTESGEIPEGWKVATLEELLADITNPMRSGPFGSALKSEELVDSGVPFLGIDNIQVEQFVCNYKRFLSEDKFRQLRRFAVNPNDVVITIMGTVGRCCVIPPDIGEAVSSKHIWAMSLHHEKYIPELACWQMNFAPWIVSKFTTSAQGGIMSAINSGILRKLVFPVPGLEEQRRILQVWQSFQSELQVEQAKLHNLESLKSDLMSDLLTGRKRVADTLPMAAE; the protein is encoded by the coding sequence ATGTCGCGTGAGGTGGCAGAGGGGTGGAGGCCGACCACTTTCAGCGACATTGCATCCGACGTGTCAGCAAGAAATCGCAGCCGTGATGAGATCCCGGTTCTAAGCGTCACCAAATACGACGGCTTCGTCCCTTCTGAGGAATATTTCAAGAAAAAGGTGTTTAGCGCAGACACCGAGAACTACAAGATCGTTCGAAGGGGACAATTTGCTTACGCGACGATTCACCTCGATGAGGGCTCAATCGATCGTCTCACTCGTTTCGACGTGGGGCTCATCAGCCCCATGTATACAGTGTTTGAGATCGACGAACGTCAGGCGGATCCGGACTTCATTCTTCGTCTTTTCAAATTCTATGCCATGAATGGTCAGTTTGATGCGCTTGGAAATGGTGGCGTTAATCGCCGTAAGTCGATCTCTTTCTCGACTTTAGGAAAGCTCTCAATTCCTCTCCCCCCACTCCACGAACAGCGCCGCATCGCCGAAATCCTGTCCAGCGTCGATGAGGCCATTGCGGCAACGCGGGCGGTGATCGAGCAGACCAGAAAGGTCAAGCAGGGCGTGATGGAACGCCTGCTCACCAAAGGCATCGGCCACACGCGCTTCAAGCAGACCGAGAGCGGGGAGATACCGGAGGGGTGGAAGGTTGCAACGCTTGAGGAGCTCCTTGCCGACATCACAAACCCGATGCGTAGCGGCCCGTTTGGAAGTGCGCTGAAAAGCGAAGAGCTTGTGGATTCTGGCGTTCCGTTCCTCGGGATCGACAACATCCAAGTTGAGCAGTTCGTTTGCAACTACAAGCGCTTCCTTTCTGAAGACAAATTTCGGCAACTACGACGGTTCGCCGTGAATCCGAATGATGTCGTGATCACGATCATGGGAACCGTGGGGCGCTGCTGCGTCATTCCGCCGGATATTGGCGAGGCCGTCTCATCAAAGCATATTTGGGCGATGAGCCTGCACCATGAAAAATACATTCCTGAGCTGGCGTGCTGGCAAATGAACTTCGCGCCATGGATCGTCAGCAAATTTACCACTTCCGCTCAAGGCGGCATCATGAGCGCGATCAACTCAGGCATTTTGAGGAAGCTGGTATTCCCTGTGCCCGGCTTAGAAGAACAGCGTCGGATCCTCCAGGTATGGCAGTCGTTTCAAAGCGAGCTTCAGGTGGAGCAAGCCAAACTGCATAATCTGGAGAGCCTCAAATCCGACCTGATGTCCGACCTCCTTACTGGCCGCAAGCGTGTCGCCGACACCCTTCCCATGGCAGCGGAGTGA